The following are from one region of the Streptomyces tuirus genome:
- a CDS encoding ATP/GTP-binding protein — MSPRRNRPKGAASSGSSAEGERPGRYGGWQSSQNWQGENWSVRHVAGASAQGKSYRCPGCDQLIPDGVPHVVAWAEHTGVDDRRHWHKACWNARDRRTPGVQRSRNAPRF; from the coding sequence GTGTCCCCGCGTCGCAACCGACCCAAGGGCGCCGCTTCGTCCGGCTCGAGTGCAGAGGGCGAGCGCCCCGGCCGTTACGGGGGCTGGCAGTCCTCGCAGAACTGGCAGGGCGAGAACTGGAGCGTGCGGCACGTGGCCGGCGCGAGCGCGCAGGGCAAGTCGTACCGCTGCCCCGGCTGCGACCAGCTGATCCCGGACGGGGTGCCGCACGTGGTGGCCTGGGCCGAGCACACGGGCGTCGACGACCGCAGACACTGGCACAAGGCCTGCTGGAACGCGCGGGACCGCCGCACCCCGGGGGTGCAGCGGTCCCGTAACGCGCCGAGGTTCTGA